The DNA sequence TGAGGTAAAGGTGGAAAAGTTGTTGCGCAACCAGAGCAACCTACCCTTGGTGAGCCTTTTCCAGAAGTGATAGATCGAAATATCGATGTATTGGGCCGAGAGATAGGCCAACATCGAGGCCAAGACACCCAGAGGGGTAAGGGCAAAGACTTTGGTGAACGTCTTATCATCAACTCCTGAGGAAGGAATAGCCGGGGCCTCATTGGCGACAAAAATGATCAGTATTGAGAAAAACGAGGCAAAAATGCCGGCCGTGACCACTTGATTGGCCTTTTTCTTGCCATAAATCTCTGAAATAAGGTCGGTAATCAAAAAAGTGATGGGATAGGGCAAAATACCCACTGATATCTCAAATAGCGGGGCCCCAAAAATAGTGGCATCGCCAAAGGGCTGCCAATAGAAGAATTTTTGAAAAATGAGGTTCGAGACCACCAATGAGGTGATGAAGAGTGCCCCAAGATACAAGTAGATGGAGAACGCAAGTTTTTTGTCTTTTGGCGTCATCCGCGCTTATTGTATGTTCAAGGTATAGGGCATGCGGGCCTGAATGCCCTCTTGTTGTATCATTTGTTTGAGATCGCGAAGCACTTGATAGGCCTCTGGACCGATTTCTTCCTTGATAAACGATTGGCCTATACTGCTTTTTACGCCTTCAAGATCGTCCATTAAACGTTCAAAATCTGATTTGTACTTTGGATATTTGAGCACCCCATATGATTCTAGTTCAGCAAGCTCAGCAGCTTTTGACAGGGCATCGTCCAAACCGCCCAAAGCATCGACCAAACCCAATCTTTTGGCATCAACACCGCTCCACACACGACCTTGCGCAACAGCATCGACCTCGGCGAGAGACATGCCCCTGCCGTCTGCCACTCGTTTCAAAAAAGTCTGGTACGTATCTTCGATACCTTCTTGCACCACGTTTCGAAATGAATCTGACATAGGCTCAAAAAGGGAATAATCGACTGAATTGGCATTGGTACCCACCTGTTCGGCATTGATGCCGATGTTATCGGCCAATTCACTGACATTCGGTATTGTGCCAAACACCCCGATAGAACCTGTGACCGTGGTCGGTTCGGCCACAATATGGTCGCTGGCCACCCCTATGTAATAGCCCCCTGAGGCAGCCACATTTCCAAAAGAGACCACCATGGGCTTTTCTTTTCTGGTCAATTCGACCTCACGCCAAATAATGTCGGCCGTAAGGGCATTGCCCCCAGGGGAGTTTACCCGTAGCACAACCGCTTTTATCCTATCGTCTTCCCTTGCTTTTTTCAAAGCACGGGTAATGAGACCTTGCCCCAAGTAGTCTTTGTCTCCCTCGCCATAAAAAATTTCCCCTTGGGCATAGATAAGGGCAATTTTATCATTGCCGGTGGCCAGCTTTTTACGGTTGGCCAATTTTGCATAATCAACAAGTTTGACATACTCGATATCATCATCTTCGGAAAGGCCCAGTTGGGTTTTGATCAGCTGGTGGTACTCATCTGTGAAGACCAACTCATCGACAAGACCATTGTGCACCGCATATTCTGGCATTCTAGCCCCCAAGGTATCAGCAATGTTGTTCAATGCCCTGGTACCGATACCCCGTGATTCGCCAATATCGTCGATCATCACATTCCATAATGATGTAATCAGTTCTTTGATCTGTTGCCGGTTCTCATCACTCATTGAATCGGTCAAAAAAGGCTCTACGGCACTTTTATATTTACCATGGCGCACCACCTCCATTTTAATTCCGCTTTTTTCTTGTAACTCTTTGTAATAAAGTACTTCTGTGGCCAGCCCTTTGAAATCGATGCCCCCTTGCGGGTTCAGGTATAGCTTGTCTGCCGAACTGGCGAGATAGTAATCTTTTTGCGTGTAGAAATCTGAATAGGCATACACAAATTTGCCGTTCTCCTTGAAATCTTGGAGTACTTTCCTCAATTCTTGTGCCTGTGCCATACCGGCCATTAAAAAACCTGTGTTCAAGCTGATGCCCTTGATGTTCTCATCATTCTTGGCCACCTTTATGGCATGCAAAATTTCATCAAGCCCCATACCAACCTCAAAAAGGCCCGCAAAAGGGTCTGACTCATCCTTTCCCTGATAATCGTAAATCGGTTCTGTAAAACTGATTTCCAAAACGGAATTCTTTTTTATGGTAACCGTGTCATCAGCACTTCCCATCAAAGCCAGTAAAAAGAAGAACATAATGAAAATGATGCCAAAGGCAATCAAACATCCCAAGATAGCTGCCAAAAGATTTCTCAAAAAATTCATGGTACCCGTTTAATTGAATCGCAAAGATAACCATTGTCACAATGTTTTGTTTACTTTGTTGACCATATCATGGACAAGGCACAAATCGCATATTTATCGATAGGGAGCAATCTTGGTGACCGCCACAACCTGCTTCAACAGGGCATTTTTGAGTTATCAAAACATGTCGGAAAAGTCTTGAAGATATCATCGGTTTATGAAAATCCCCCGATAGGTTTCAATGGCGAACCATTTTTCAATGCCTGTCTTCAACTCGAGACCAGTCTATCGCCTAATGAACTGCTCGAAAGTCTTCTAAAAATCGAAAGGAAATTTGGTCGCGTGCGCTCAGGCGGCAAGAACTTTGGGTCAAGATCATTAGATCTTGATATCATTTATTATGGCAAAGAGATCATC is a window from the Muricauda sp. SCSIO 65647 genome containing:
- a CDS encoding queuosine precursor transporter, translated to MTPKDKKLAFSIYLYLGALFITSLVVSNLIFQKFFYWQPFGDATIFGAPLFEISVGILPYPITFLITDLISEIYGKKKANQVVTAGIFASFFSILIIFVANEAPAIPSSGVDDKTFTKVFALTPLGVLASMLAYLSAQYIDISIYHFWKRLTKGRLLWLRNNFSTFTSQFIDTLTVVGLLCVFGVLPWNKFYGLVVSGFIFKIIIAFLDTPLLYLFVYMFRKRFKLKIGEEIALH
- the sppA gene encoding signal peptide peptidase SppA produces the protein MNFLRNLLAAILGCLIAFGIIFIMFFFLLALMGSADDTVTIKKNSVLEISFTEPIYDYQGKDESDPFAGLFEVGMGLDEILHAIKVAKNDENIKGISLNTGFLMAGMAQAQELRKVLQDFKENGKFVYAYSDFYTQKDYYLASSADKLYLNPQGGIDFKGLATEVLYYKELQEKSGIKMEVVRHGKYKSAVEPFLTDSMSDENRQQIKELITSLWNVMIDDIGESRGIGTRALNNIADTLGARMPEYAVHNGLVDELVFTDEYHQLIKTQLGLSEDDDIEYVKLVDYAKLANRKKLATGNDKIALIYAQGEIFYGEGDKDYLGQGLITRALKKAREDDRIKAVVLRVNSPGGNALTADIIWREVELTRKEKPMVVSFGNVAASGGYYIGVASDHIVAEPTTVTGSIGVFGTIPNVSELADNIGINAEQVGTNANSVDYSLFEPMSDSFRNVVQEGIEDTYQTFLKRVADGRGMSLAEVDAVAQGRVWSGVDAKRLGLVDALGGLDDALSKAAELAELESYGVLKYPKYKSDFERLMDDLEGVKSSIGQSFIKEEIGPEAYQVLRDLKQMIQQEGIQARMPYTLNIQ